The following are from one region of the Vitis riparia cultivar Riparia Gloire de Montpellier isolate 1030 unplaced genomic scaffold, EGFV_Vit.rip_1.0 scaffold788_pilon_pilon, whole genome shotgun sequence genome:
- the LOC117910614 gene encoding disease resistance protein SUMM2-like, translating into MDCVSPILDVATRLWDCTAKRAVYIRHLPQNLNSLRTEMEELKNLYEDVKERVECEENRQKKRLRVVDGWLRGVEAMEKEVQEILAKGDEEIQKKCLGTCCPKNCGASYKLGKMVLEKMDAVTVKKREGSNFSVVAEPLPSPPVIERQLDKTVGQDLLFGKVWKWLQDGGEQVSSIGLYGMGGVGKTTLLTRINNELLKTRLEFDAVIWVTVSRPATVENVQRVLFNKLEIPRDKWESRSEDERAEEIFNILKTKKFVLLLDDIWERLDLSKVGIPPLNHQDKLKMVLTTRSRDVCQDMEVTESIEVNCLPWEDAFALFQTKVGADTINSHPGIRDLAQMVAEQCGGLPLSLITIGRAMAGKKNYTEWKEQIQMLRNYPAKFPGMENCLFSRLAFSYDSLPDEAIKSCFLYCSLFPEDYEISHRNLIQLWIGEGFLDEYDNIQKARNQGEEVIKSLQLACLLENGRSPLDEKDKYLKMHDVIRDMALWLARENGGKKNKFVVKDRVESIRAQEVEKWKETQRISLWDTDIEELREPPYFPNMETFLASSVLIKSFPNRFFTYMPIIRVLDLSNNFELMELPVEIGDLVTLQYLDLSGLVIKHLPVELKNLKKLRCLILNYMYFLESLPSQMVSSLSSLQLFSMYSTEGSVFRGDDERRLLEELEQLEHIDDISIHLTSVSSIQTLFNSQRLQRSTRWLQLVCECMNLVQLPLYIEMLHIANCFELQDVKISFQKEVVVYSKFPRHQCLNNLCDVKIFRCHKLLNLTWLICAPSLQFLWVESCESMEKVIDDERSEVLEIEADHLSVFWRLTSLTLRSLPRLRSIYGRTLPFPSLNYIRVLQCSSLKKLPFDSNTGISKKLGQIHGQKEWWDDLDWEDQTIMHNLTPYFQPT; encoded by the coding sequence ATGGATTGTGTGAGCCCCATCCTGGATGTCGCCACTCGCTTGTGGGATTGCACTGCTAAGCGTGCTGTTTACATCCGTCATCTCCCACAAAATCTCAACTCTTTGAGAACTGAAATGGAGGAACTCAAGAACCTGTACGAAGATGTGAAGGAAAGGGTGGAATGTGAAGAGAATCGTCAGAAGAAGCGTCTTCGTGTAGTTGATGGCTGGCTCCGCGGAGTAGAAGCCATGGAAAAAGAAGTGCAGGAAATATTGGCGAAAGGTGATGAAGAAATCCAGAAGAAATGTCTCGGAACCTGTTGTCCTAAAAACTGTGGCGCTAGCTACAAGCTTGGCAAGATGGTACTTGAAAAGATGGATGCTGTGACGGTAAAGAAGAGGGAGGGCTCAAATTTCAGTGTAGTTGCTGAACCTTTGCCTAGTCCTCCAGTGATCGAGAGGCAGCTGGACAAGACTGTGGGCCAAGATTTGTTGTTTGGGAAGGTCTGGAAATGGCTCCAAGATGGTGGAGAGCAGGTAAGCAGTATCGGATTATATGGAATGGGGGGTGTGGGCAAAACCACCCTCTTGACCAGGATCAACAATGAGCTCCTCAAAACCAGGCTTGAATTTGATGCAGTGATTTGGGTGACTGTGTCCAGACCAGCCACTGTGGAAAACGTTCAGCGAGTTCTTTTCAATAAATTGGAGATTCCCAGAGATAAATGGGAAAGTAGGAGTGAGGATGAAAGGGCAGAAGAAATATTCAATATCCTGAAGACAAAGAAATTTGTGCTCTTGTTAGATGACATATGGGAGCGGCTGGATCTATCTAAAGTTGGTATTCCTCCTCTGAATCATCAAGATAAGTTGAAGATGGTACTTACAACGCGATCTAGAGATGTGTGCCAAGATATGGAAGTTACAGAGAGCATTGAAGTGAATTGTCTCCCATGGGAGGATGCCTTTGCTCTGTTTCAGACCAAGGTGGGAGCAGACACCATAAATTCTCATCCAGGCATACGAGACCTGGCGCAGATGGTTGCCGAACAGTGTGGCGGCTTACCACTTTCCCTCATCACCATAGGGCGAGCAATGGcgggaaaaaaaaactacacaGAATGGAAGGAACAAATACAAATGTTGAGGAATTATCCGGCAAAGTTTCCAGGTATGGAGAATTGTCTGTTTTCACGCTTGGCATTCAGTTATGATAGCCTACCCGATGAAGCCATCAAATCATGTTTCCTATATTGCTCTTTATTTCCGGAGGATTATGAAATCTCTCATCGAAATCTTATACAACTTTGGATCGGGGAGGGTTTTCTGGATGAATATGACAACATACAAAAAGCAAGAAATCAAGGAGAAGAAGTTATTAAAAGTTTACAGCTTGCATGTCTATTGGAGAATGGCAGATCTCCATTAGATGAAAAAgacaaatatttgaagatgcATGATGTTATTCGTGATATGGCTTTGTGGTTGGCTCGCGAAAACGGGGGGAAGAAGAACAAATTTGTGGTAAAAGATAGAGTTGAATCGATTAGAGCTCAGGAAGttgaaaaatggaaagagaCACAGAGGATATCATTGTGGGATACCGACATTGAAGAACTTAGGGAACCACCATATTTCCCTAATATGGAGACCTTTTTGGCATCAAGTGTGCTTATTAAGTCATTTCCAAATAGATTCTTTACATACATGCCTATTATAAGAGTTTTGGACTTGTCAAACAATTTTGAACTTATGGAGTTACCTGTGGAGATTGGAGACTTAGTTACCTTGCAATATCTTGATTTGTCAGGTCTAGTTATAAAACACTTACCTGTGGAGctcaagaatttgaaaaaattaaggtgCTTGATATTGAATTACATGTATTTTCTTGAGTCACTTCCATCTCAAATGGTATCGAGTCTTTCCTCTTTGCAATTGTTCAGTATGTATAGCACGGAAGGGTCAGTCTTTAGGGGAGATGATGAAAGAAGGTTATTAGAAGAGTTAGAGCAATTGGAACACATTGATGATATATCCATCCACCTTACAAGTGTGTCATCCATCCAAACATTATTTAACTCCCAAAGGTTGCAAAGATCCACAAGATGGCTACAATTAGTTTGCGAGTGTATGAACTTGGTCCAACTGCCCCTTTATATAGAGATGCTCCATATTGCAAATTGTTTTGAATTGCAAGATGTGAAAATCAGTTTTCAAAAGGAAGTGGTGGTCTACTCAAAATTCCCAAGGCACCAATGCTTGAACAACCTTTGTGATGTCAAAATATTTCGATGTCATAAATTGTTGAATTTGACATGGCTTATTTGTGCTCCAAGCCTTCAATTTCTATGGGTTGAATCCTGTGAGTCAATGGAAAAAGTTATAGATGATGAAAGGAGTGaagttttagaaattgaagcagATCATTTGAGTGTATTCTGGAGACTCACATCTCTCACTTTAAGATCGCTACCAAGGctaagaagtatatatggacgTACCCTACCTTTTCCATCTTTAAATTACATCCGTGTGCTTCAATGTTCAAGTTTGAAGAAGCTGCCATTCGATTCCAACACTGGAATAAGCAAGAAATTAGGGCAAATCCATGGACAAAAAGAATGGTGGGATGATTTGGATTGGGAAGACCAAACCATTATGCACAACCTCACTCCATATTTTCAACCCACATAA